The following coding sequences are from one Anaerolineae bacterium window:
- a CDS encoding hybrid sensor histidine kinase/response regulator: MTTTWGETVKAEVELPTSPGEVQELLRPALVRVSGLSIAASYGWFLWGLVAGDKDANWWMAAPSVMAGLSSALALVLARQYRIAVGIVVGGLSAAALVDAVVGGGLVGHWLALTTILAAGVLAGPVMTLVLGTAVAILAAVLVPWPGSWPLLRSAFTGVVLVWAVGGSLFEALRRAERGEMRAWRHAEEAMRRRGDLQRTSKALRDMYALLERTNRELEIARREAEEAREIKARFAASISHELRTPLNVILGFSRIMYRSPRVYGDVNWTPELRADVRQIYNASRHLLDMIDDILDLARIEAQRLPLKLERVDLAQLIHEAADTARGLLRDSEVALVVDVPPEVPEMMLDGTRIRQVLLNLLSNAIRFTDSGQIVVSVRVDDSQVHVAVADTGVGIAPGDLATVFDEFSQAGSDVTAGRGGAGLGLAVCKQFVQLHGGRIRAESQPGRGSRFEFSLPRAQARGGRARLAYYAPEGWSPPLPEDSAGDCVVVLSSHESAGRVVARGVADCRVLPLSDLRALPALVEAEHPLGVVILRDPLAGGEGPSAEDIWAVTGRPDLGVVECEVPLEEAARRSLGVDVYLTKPVQPEEVAEAIRRVRPGAARLLVVDDDASFLALLERMLKLTLPEADVRTCEDGSDALRLAREQEFDLVILDLAMPQLGGVAFLQKVREERLLADAGFIVTTGAPYVEELAAAYPTRMYFARKAPPRSDRWLGCITAVLAAVPPDYSIPAPAPALPATARP, from the coding sequence GTGACCACGACCTGGGGGGAAACGGTGAAGGCGGAAGTAGAGCTGCCCACGAGCCCGGGCGAGGTCCAGGAGCTGCTCAGGCCCGCGTTGGTCCGCGTCTCCGGCCTCTCCATAGCGGCATCGTACGGTTGGTTCTTGTGGGGTCTGGTGGCGGGCGACAAGGATGCCAACTGGTGGATGGCGGCGCCCAGTGTAATGGCGGGGCTGTCGTCGGCGTTGGCGCTGGTACTGGCCCGGCAGTACCGGATCGCCGTCGGCATCGTCGTCGGCGGGCTCAGCGCGGCGGCTCTGGTGGACGCCGTGGTGGGGGGCGGGCTGGTGGGACACTGGCTGGCGCTAACCACCATACTCGCGGCCGGCGTACTGGCGGGGCCGGTGATGACTCTGGTGCTAGGGACTGCCGTGGCGATCCTGGCCGCGGTGCTGGTGCCCTGGCCCGGGTCATGGCCTCTCCTCCGATCGGCGTTCACGGGGGTAGTCCTGGTCTGGGCGGTGGGAGGGAGCCTGTTCGAGGCTCTGCGCCGGGCCGAAAGAGGTGAAATGCGGGCCTGGCGGCATGCGGAAGAGGCGATGCGCCGTCGGGGCGACCTGCAGCGGACGTCCAAGGCCCTTCGTGACATGTACGCCCTCCTGGAGCGCACCAACCGGGAGCTGGAGATCGCCCGGCGGGAGGCGGAGGAGGCCAGGGAGATTAAGGCGCGTTTCGCCGCCAGCATCAGCCACGAACTGCGCACGCCTCTCAATGTGATACTGGGCTTCAGCCGGATCATGTACCGCTCGCCCCGCGTGTACGGGGACGTGAACTGGACTCCGGAACTGCGGGCGGACGTGCGCCAGATCTACAACGCCAGCCGGCACCTCCTGGACATGATTGACGACATCCTCGACCTGGCGCGGATCGAAGCCCAGCGGCTGCCCCTGAAGCTGGAGCGAGTGGACCTGGCCCAGCTGATCCACGAGGCCGCCGACACGGCCAGGGGCCTGCTGCGCGACTCAGAAGTCGCCCTGGTGGTGGACGTGCCTCCGGAAGTCCCGGAGATGATGCTAGACGGCACCAGGATCCGGCAGGTGCTCCTGAACCTACTGAGCAACGCCATTCGCTTCACCGATTCCGGGCAGATCGTGGTTTCGGTTCGGGTGGATGACAGCCAGGTGCACGTGGCTGTCGCCGATACTGGCGTGGGCATCGCCCCCGGGGACCTGGCGACCGTTTTCGACGAGTTCTCCCAGGCCGGCAGCGATGTCACCGCCGGGCGGGGCGGCGCTGGGCTGGGGCTGGCCGTGTGCAAGCAGTTCGTGCAGCTACACGGAGGGAGGATCAGGGCAGAGAGCCAGCCGGGCCGAGGCAGCAGGTTCGAGTTCAGCCTACCGCGGGCGCAGGCACGGGGCGGACGGGCCCGCCTGGCTTACTACGCCCCCGAGGGGTGGTCGCCGCCGCTGCCGGAGGACTCCGCGGGGGACTGTGTCGTCGTCCTCAGCTCCCACGAGTCCGCGGGCAGGGTGGTAGCCCGAGGAGTGGCGGATTGCCGGGTGTTGCCTCTCTCGGATCTGAGGGCGCTGCCGGCGCTGGTGGAGGCTGAGCACCCCCTGGGGGTGGTGATCCTGAGAGATCCGCTGGCGGGCGGGGAGGGTCCCTCAGCTGAGGACATCTGGGCGGTCACCGGCCGCCCCGATCTGGGTGTGGTCGAGTGTGAGGTGCCACTGGAGGAGGCCGCTCGACGCTCCCTGGGGGTAGATGTCTATCTGACCAAGCCAGTACAGCCGGAGGAGGTGGCAGAGGCCATCAGGCGGGTGAGACCGGGCGCCGCCAGGCTGCTGGTGGTAGACGACGATGCCAGCTTCCTGGCTCTGCTGGAGAGGATGCTCAAGCTGACCCTGCCTGAGGCTGACGTCCGGACATGCGAGGACGGGAGCGATGCGCTCCGGTTGGCCCGCGAGCAAGAGTTCGACCTGGTGATCCTGGATCTGGCCATGCCGCAGCTAGGGGGAGTGGCGTTCTTGCAGAAGGTTAGGGAGGAGAGGCTGCTCGCAGACGCGGGCTTCATCGTCACTACCGGGGCGCCCTACGTGGAAGAGCTGGCAGCGGCGTACCCCACCAGGATGTACTTTGCCCGCAAGGCGCCGCCGCGGAGCGACCGGTGGCTTGGGTGCATTACTGCCGTCCTGGCGGCCGTTCCCCCGGACTACTCCATCCCAGCGCCTGCGCCAGCGCTTCCAGCAACTGCTCGCCCGTGA